CCTATTATTTTTAAGCCATCCATGTCAAAATCTTCTAAACGTGCAGATACGAATTTTATACCTTGTATATCAATATAGGACTTTTCCAAATTATCTGATACTAACATGGCTATATTCATTTTTAATTGTGCTGTCTCATCTTGCATTTCTTTAAGATTTTGATTTAACTGTTCTATTTTAATTATTATATCTTTTTTTGGAACTTTTAAAATTTCAGCAGCCGTATCAAGAATTAATTCTTTTTCATTTATGTATTTAATTGCATTGCGGCCCGTTACAGCCTCAATACGCCTGGTACCTGCTGCTACACCGCTTTCAGATATAATCTTAATAAGGCCTATAAAGCCCGTATTTTTTACATGTGTACCACCACACAGTTCCTTACTATAATTATTAATCTTAACAACCCTGACAGCATCTCCATACTTTTCTGTAAATAATGCCATCGCACCATTTTTCAATGCTTCCTCATATGTCATAACCTCTACTGCAACATCAATATTCTGATATATTTTTTCATTTACAATATCTTCTATACGTTTTAATTCATCTTTTGTTACTGCCTGATAGTGCGTAAAATCAAATCTTAATCTTTCAGATGACACATATGAACCTGCTTGGTGCACATGCTCCCCCAGAGTATCTCTTAATGCTTTATGGAGAAGATGTGTTGCTGTATGGTTTCTGGCAGTATCAAGTCTTTTATCAATATCAATCAAGGCTTCCACCATATCCTCAGTGTTTATTATACCTCTTTCTATAGTGCCTATGTGTATAAATTTATCACCTGCAACCCTTTTACAATCATTGATTTTTATTAAAACATCTTCATTTTTAAGAATCCCCTGGTCCCCTGTTTGACCCCCACTTTCAGCATAAAATGGTGTAACATCAAGTATAATGCTGACATCATCACCCGCTTCTGCACTTTCAATAAGTTCGTTATCCTTTATTATAGATAAAACTTTTGAGTGTGTTTCTATATTGTTATAACCAACAAAATGTGTTTTTATATCTTTTAAACCTGCATATATATCCTTTTCCCATATATTACTATCTTCTTTTCTGCTGCTTCTTGCTCTTATCCTCTGCTTATCAAGTTCTCTCTTATATTCTTCTTCATCAACATCAATTCCAACTTCCTGAAGAATTTCTTTTGTTAAATCTATAGGAAATCCATATGTATCATAAAGCTTAAATGCCTTTACGCCATCAAGTATATTTTCACCTTGATTCTTAAGCTCCTCAACATATAAATTAAGAATATTCAACCCTTGATCTATTGTTTCCTTAAATCTTTCTTCTTCAATTTTTACAATCTTCTTTATATAATCTTTTCTCTCAACTAATTCAGGGTATGCATCTCCATAATGTTTAATGACAACATCAACAATTTTATATAAAAAAGCTTCATTTAAACCAAGAAGTTTACCATGACGAGCAGCCCTTCTCAAAATTCTTCTTAAAACATATCCTCTTCCTTCATTTGACGGCAGGATACCATCAGAAATCATAAAAACAACTCCTCTTATATGGTCAGTAATAACCCTCAAGGATATGTCCGCCTTTTTGTCTGTTCCATACTTTACGCCTGAAATTTTTCCAACAAAATCCGTTATACCTCTAACAACATCCACATCAAAAATACTATCAACATCCTGCATTACTGTTGCAATTCTCTCAAGTCCCATCCCTGTATCAATATTAGGATTTGGAAGAGGATTATAATTACCTTCTGCATCCTTATTAAATTGTGTAAACACAAGATTCCAAAATTCAATAAATCTATCACAATCACAGCCTATGCCGCACTCAGGCTTACCACAACCTTTATCTTCTCCTCTATCAAAATATATTTCTGAGCAGGGACCACATGGTCCTATACCAATTTCCCAAAAATTATCTTCTTTCCCCATACGAACAATTTTCCCAGCAGGAAGCCCAACGATTTTATTCCATATTTCAAATGCCTCATCATCTTTTTCATATATTGTGACCCATAACCTTTCTTCAGGTAATCGAAGTTCTTTGGTAACAAATTCCCATGCCCAGAGTATAGCTTCTTTTTTAAAATAATCACCAAACGAAAAATTCCCCAGCATCTCAAAGAATGTTCCATGTCTTGCTGTCTTTCCGACTCTTTCAATATCTGGTGTTCTTATACATTTTTGACATGTTGTTATCCGTTTACTGGGAGGTATTTCTTTCCCTGTAAAATATGGTTTGAGCGGTGCCATTCCAGCATTTATTAGCAATAAGCTCTTGTCGTTTTTAGGAATTAATGAAAAACTTGGTAACCTTAAATGCCCTTTGCTTTCAAAAAAACTTAGATATTTCTCCCTTAACTCATTCATTCCGAGTTTTTCCATGTTTACCTCCTTAAACTGTTAAAAAACCGTCCTCAGAGGGACGGGAATTTCCTTCTTTTTTGAGTATATTATACTGAAAAAAAGATATTTAGTCAATAATAGCAATTAAGTTTTAATTTTTATACCTCAATAAATATATCCTTCAATATAACCTTTATTATAGCTGTAATCGGTACTGAAAAAAGCATTCCCCATATCCCAAAAAATTCTTCTCCAATAAGCAAAGATAGAATGATTGTAATAGGATGCAGATCAACACTATCGCTCATAATTTTTGGGGCTAAATAGCCACACTCCACCTGCTGTACAAGTATGAAAATAATAAAAGCCCACATTCCCTTATAAGGCGAATCCAGCAGTCCCATCCCTACCGCAGGTATTGCCCCTAAAATTGGTCCAAAATAAGGTATAATATTTAATACTCCTGCTATTATACCTATTATTATGGCATACTTCACCTTTATTAAAAGCAAGCCTACGGAGGTAAACAATGCAACAAAAAGCGAAATATAAATTTGTCCTCTTACAAATTTGCTTAAAACCTTATCAATATCAGTTAAAACAAAAATAAATTTATCTTTATTTTTTTCAGGTATTATGTCTTTTATTTCATTTTTAAA
This is a stretch of genomic DNA from Aceticella autotrophica. It encodes these proteins:
- the alaS gene encoding alanine--tRNA ligase, which encodes MEKLGMNELREKYLSFFESKGHLRLPSFSLIPKNDKSLLLINAGMAPLKPYFTGKEIPPSKRITTCQKCIRTPDIERVGKTARHGTFFEMLGNFSFGDYFKKEAILWAWEFVTKELRLPEERLWVTIYEKDDEAFEIWNKIVGLPAGKIVRMGKEDNFWEIGIGPCGPCSEIYFDRGEDKGCGKPECGIGCDCDRFIEFWNLVFTQFNKDAEGNYNPLPNPNIDTGMGLERIATVMQDVDSIFDVDVVRGITDFVGKISGVKYGTDKKADISLRVITDHIRGVVFMISDGILPSNEGRGYVLRRILRRAARHGKLLGLNEAFLYKIVDVVIKHYGDAYPELVERKDYIKKIVKIEEERFKETIDQGLNILNLYVEELKNQGENILDGVKAFKLYDTYGFPIDLTKEILQEVGIDVDEEEYKRELDKQRIRARSSRKEDSNIWEKDIYAGLKDIKTHFVGYNNIETHSKVLSIIKDNELIESAEAGDDVSIILDVTPFYAESGGQTGDQGILKNEDVLIKINDCKRVAGDKFIHIGTIERGIINTEDMVEALIDIDKRLDTARNHTATHLLHKALRDTLGEHVHQAGSYVSSERLRFDFTHYQAVTKDELKRIEDIVNEKIYQNIDVAVEVMTYEEALKNGAMALFTEKYGDAVRVVKINNYSKELCGGTHVKNTGFIGLIKIISESGVAAGTRRIEAVTGRNAIKYINEKELILDTAAEILKVPKKDIIIKIEQLNQNLKEMQDETAQLKMNIAMLVSDNLEKSYIDIQGIKFVSARLEDFDMDGLKIIGDILKEKLKTAVLIFTSQKNNKINFLGMATKNTVKMGVNVGNIIREICKLTGGNGGGKPDMAQGVGKDADKVDYALQEAYNILKKQIK